In the genome of Bradyrhizobium arachidis, one region contains:
- the gstA gene encoding glutathione transferase GstA: MKLYYSPGACSLSPHIALLEAGLPYELVKVDIRAKKLENGEDYLKLNPKGQVPALGLDSGEIVTEGPVIVQMIADRASAKTLAPAHGSSERYKLLEWLNFLTSEVHKSFGPLFAPALNDEAKAFFKDRVIGKLKYIDSQLAGRDYLMGQQFTVADGYLFTMLTWGDRMKFDLSAMPNLAAYKARVAARPKVQEALTKEGLAQAK, translated from the coding sequence ATGAAACTGTACTATTCGCCCGGCGCCTGCTCCCTGTCCCCCCACATCGCGCTCCTGGAAGCCGGCCTGCCTTACGAGCTGGTCAAGGTCGATATCCGGGCCAAGAAGCTCGAAAACGGTGAGGATTATCTGAAGCTGAACCCCAAGGGCCAGGTCCCCGCACTGGGCCTCGACAGCGGTGAGATCGTGACCGAAGGCCCGGTGATTGTCCAGATGATCGCCGATCGGGCCTCAGCGAAGACGCTGGCGCCGGCCCATGGCAGTTCCGAGCGCTACAAGCTGCTCGAGTGGCTGAACTTCCTCACCTCGGAGGTCCACAAGAGCTTCGGTCCGCTGTTCGCGCCGGCGCTGAACGACGAGGCCAAGGCCTTCTTCAAGGATCGCGTCATCGGCAAGCTGAAATACATCGACAGCCAGCTCGCCGGCCGCGACTACCTCATGGGCCAGCAGTTCACGGTCGCCGACGGCTATCTCTTCACGATGCTGACCTGGGGCGACCGGATGAAGTTCGATCTCTCGGCGATGCCGAACCTTGCGGCCTACAAGGCCCGCGTCGCGGCGCGGCCGAAAGTGCAGGAAGCGCTGACGAAGGAAGGGCTGGCGCAGGCGAAGTAA
- a CDS encoding MarR family winged helix-turn-helix transcriptional regulator, whose protein sequence is MKRKPSTEATSAWIRLMRVQSRVLDCVEQDLKKAGFPPLAWYDALLELSRAPSGELRPVELERQMLIPQYSTSRLIDRLVDEGLASRRECKIDKRGQFVEITEAGRELQKRMWGAYSAAIEKYVGSKLSDADAVKLSGLLDRLGCSCGEMKLPPVANVNETSPTR, encoded by the coding sequence ATGAAACGCAAACCATCGACCGAGGCAACTTCCGCCTGGATCCGCCTGATGCGGGTGCAGAGCCGCGTGCTCGATTGCGTCGAGCAGGACCTGAAGAAGGCGGGGTTCCCGCCGCTGGCATGGTACGACGCGCTGCTCGAATTGTCGCGCGCGCCGAGCGGAGAGCTGCGGCCGGTGGAACTCGAGCGGCAGATGCTGATCCCGCAATACTCCACCTCGCGCCTGATCGACCGCCTGGTCGATGAGGGCCTTGCCTCCCGGCGCGAATGCAAGATCGACAAGCGCGGCCAGTTCGTCGAGATCACGGAAGCCGGCCGCGAACTGCAGAAGCGGATGTGGGGCGCCTATTCGGCCGCGATCGAGAAGTATGTCGGCTCGAAACTGTCAGATGCCGACGCCGTCAAGCTCAGCGGTCTGCTCGACCGCCTGGGCTGCTCGTGCGGCGAGATGAAGCTGCCGCCCGTCGCCAACGTCAACGAAACTTCGCCGACGCGATGA